The following nucleotide sequence is from Anaerolineales bacterium.
GAAAGATCTAGTCTAATTGTGTAAATTTCACTGTGATCGCCTGCTGGCAAGCCTTTCCATCACTGGCTAAGCGCTAAAAGCTCTCGATTTGCGAATCACAGTGATGGCTTCCTCGGGCAGAACTGGTGGGGTGACACCCAATGCCCGGCAAGTGAGCAATTTTAATGCGGTGACCTCGATCACCTCCGTGATATCCGCTGCCGACCGTAGATTACAGGCTGCCACCACCAGCCCGTGATTCTGCATCAGTACTGCCGCTTCGTTACCCAGCGCTTCAGCCACTGCGTCTCCGAGTGCAGGGCTGCCCGGCATGATGAAAGGTACCACTGGGATGTCGCCCAGCATGGCTGCTTCGTAGGAGATGGGTAAGAATTTTGTCCCGCTAAGGGCCAGCAAGGTAGCCTGGGGAGCGTGGGTGTGTATCACCGCTTCCACGTCTGGCCTGCTCCGATAAATGGCACAGTGCACCCGGTGCTCACTGGATGGAATGTAACCCGTCTCCGCCTTGACTGTGCCTTCCAGGTCGATGTGCACCAGCATTTGTGCTTGCAAGTGGCCTTTAAATATGGCAGCTGGACTGATCCAGATTTCCTGGGGGTTTTCTTCATTGCGGGCACTGATATTGCCTCCCGTGGCTGTCAACAGACCCAGGTCGTATAACCGTCGGGAGATTTCTACAATCTGCAGGCGTATATCGCTTTGGGTTGCCGGGGTTGGGATCAACATGAGTACCCTCCAGCTTAATTGATGGATAGTTCCAGGCGTTGATATTAAGATTATAGTATGAATGCGTAAACACATAGCGGCCGCCTTATTCTGTTTTATGTTATAGTTTGACAGGCAGCGTTGAGGAGTTCGCCAGACTAGTATGAGGGGTTGGTTGAACCAATCAAGCTGCAAGAATATCGTGGAGGAAAATGAAGATGGCAGATGTCCAACCTTACCTGCAAAAGATCGTTGACCAGTTCAGTAAGCCCCAGGTGCAAACCAGCTTGAAGGGTTTCACGCGGGTGATCCTGTTTCGGTTCACAGATACGCGCGAAGACTGGTTGATTCACACTGTGGATGGGAAAGGGGCATCGCTGGAGAAGTCTACCGTTTCCAATCCAGATCTGGTTGTGACAACCACCACTGAGGTGTTAACCGGGGTGATGGATCGCCGGATCAATGCTATGGCCGCCTATATGGGGCGCAGGATCCAGGTTAAAGGCCCCATGGAAGACCTGATGAGGTTGCAGAAACTGCTGTTTTAACCTTAACTCAAGCGAGGCATTAGGGGATGGCAGTTATGAAGCGTGCGGTTGAGAAGAGGTCAGCGAGCTTCTTGCTGGGGATGAACACCCTGATCCTGGGGGCTAACCTGGTGTGGGTGTCGTACAACACGATCCTGCTGCCTACGCTGGTGGAAAAAGTGGCGAGTGGTAATAAAGCCCTGGTAGTAGGTTTGATTGGTTTTTTTGGCACCCTGCTTGCCCTGCTGGTCAGCATCCTGTGGGGCATTCTCAGCGACCATTCCACCAGCCGTTTTGGCAAGCGCAGCCCAGCCATCCTGACCGGAGCGCTGATCGCCCTACCGCTTATTATCTTGCCAACCCTGCTGCTGGCACCTTCTTTAACAAATACGCTCTTACCCTTTGCCCTGGTGATCATTATCGTCAGCTACTTCGGCATGCAGTTCTCCACCAATATGAGCAATGGTGCCTGGTGGCCGCTGCTGGTGGATGTTGTGCCCGAGAATCAACGTGGCTTGGCTTCGGGCATTGGGGGATTCTTAACCCTCCTGGGAGCAGCGGCAGGCATCCTGGTCGTCACCAGCTTGAACCAGAACGGGCAGACAGCCTGGGCCTTGTGGTTGATCGCCATCGTGTTTACCCTGACGGGGGTGATCAATGTGTGGGTTATCAGAGGTAGCGATCATCCCGCTGATAGCACTGAGCGCCTCAACATATGGAATGCCCTCGTGGATATTTTCAACGTGCGCAGGCGTGTGGTGGTGTTTTTCTGGCTGGTATTGGCCCTGTTGCTGGCCAATATGGGCATCAACAGCCTGCAATTTTATGCCCGCTATTTCTTCCAGGTATATTTTCCTCAGGTCAGCCCGGATGCAGCTTACCGGGCCATGGGTGGCATTAGCCTGATTGTCACCATGCTGGCTGCCTTACTCTCCGGCCTGCTTTCTGACAAAATCGGTCGGCGGGCAATGATCTTATGGGCCATGCTCACCTGTGCCTTGTGTACATTCTTGATGGGCTTTACCAGTAATTTTGCTGCCTTCCTGTTATTGGCTGGTTTACGGGCCGCTACCACGGGGCCCATCCTGGCCACTGCCCCGGCCCTAGCCAGCGATCTCTCGCCCAAAGACGAGGCTGGGCGCTATATGGCTTATAACAACCTCTCCACCGGCTTATCGGGTGGTATTTCCGCCCTGGTATTTGGTATCTTATTAGTCAATATGACCAGGACCACCTTCATGTACCTGTTTGTCATCTCAGCCGCCTTGTTTCTGGCGGGGGGGCTGGTCTTTTCGTCGTGCGTTTCTCAAAAGAAGCTGGATGAGCAGTTCAAGGCTGCAGAGGAGATCGGAGAGACGATATGAAAGAGTAGATCTTCGTGGCGCCGCATTTCGACGATATTGTGCTTTCGGCTGGGGGCCTGGTGTGGGAGCTGACCCAACGGGGAGATCGAGTGGAGATCTGGACTGTTTGTGCCGGCGCTCTGCCCGACGGCAAACCGTTGCCAGATTACGCCAGGATGTTGCACATCTTCTTCGAGCTGGAAGGGAAGGATGTGCCCTATGAACGCAGCCTAGAGGATGCCGCTTGCTGCCGGGTGTTGAGAGCTGCCTATCGGCGCTATACCGTGCCGGATTGTATTTACCGCTTCCACCCTGGCACCGATGACCCGCTAATCAAATTACCTGATGACATTGAAGCAGAGCCTGAGCCAGAGGAAACTTATATTATCCCAACGGTCACCGATTTTCTGCGTAAGAATTTACCCTCTGAATGCGAGCTGGTCATCCCGCTCAGCATTGGCCATCATCGCGACCATGTGATCGTGCGCAGGGCTGCCGAAGGATTAAGCATCCCCTTGTGGCACTATGTTGATTACCCGTATATCATCCGGGAGCAGGTTGATTTGGCGGAATGGATTCCGGTAGGCGCTGAGCAGTTCTCGTTGGCCGTTTCTCCCGAGGGGTTACAAGCCTGGCAGAATGGCATAGCTTGCCATCGCTCACAGATCGTGTTCTTCTGGCCAGACCTGGACGCGATGCGGCTCGGTATTGAAGAGTACGCTAAATCAGGTGGGGGTTTTACTCTACGGCGTTTTTAGAGTACCTGCTTCAACCACCTCGTGCCGTTGCGGATCCTTCATCTGGGTAATCACTCCCAGGATGACCAACAATAAGACCACAGATAGAACCAGTGATGGAGTAAATGTGCCATCTGCGCTCTTCATGGCTTCCATAAGATAGACATAAGCCACGGATACCTGCCCGAACCACTGTAATATGCCGGCAGACGTTCCTTCAGGGGCAGGGTAGGTGACCTCAGCCACATATTGCATCCCGATCGGCGCCACGCTGATCAGGAAGAATCCCAGGAAAAACGCCGATATCAGCAATAACCACATGCTTTGGGCGAAGGTGACTCCGATCAGGCCTGGAATAGCCAGGGCGACTCCCAGGAACATATACCGTTGGCGCTTATGCTGTTTATCCGAAATGGCCGGGATGACCACCGCACCCAGGATGCCGCCCAGGATCATAATCGCGCCCATCGTACCTGCGTCCGTGGGGGTAAATCCCCGTGGGCGGATGATGTTCTCAATCCAGGTGCTGATGCCGTTAAACAACCCCAAGCCGACGAAGTAGACGATCACGAACAGCCAAAATGGTACTGATCGCACGATCTGCTTCAAGCCGTCCAGCATCAGTGAGCGCACTTCCATTCCTGGCGGGCAAGGTGGGGTGGCTGGATGCTCACGCGAAAGGATGATGAAGAGCACTGCACTGACCGCTGCCACTGCGCCAAATATGACCTGTACGGTTGGGATCGGCATAGACTCGGTCAGGATGGGTGTGAGCGCCATGCCTACGGCGGTTCCCAGCAGGTTGGCCAACGTGACCAGCCCAACAGCCGTAGCGCGTTCATTTATAGAAAACCAGTTGGCAGGTACTTTGGTCCACGCATTCATCAAAAACGGCTGGCCAATTGCAATGCCGATCGTGCTTAGCAAGACCAGGGTATAGTTAGCCCCTACCAGCCCACGGATTAATCCAAACACACCGATAAAAACAGCTCCGATGCTAACTGCTAAGCGGAAGCCGTACCGATCGATCACCCACGAAACCGGTATGGAAAGCGAGATGACGTAAACGAGCATAAAGGTCATAGCCAGCAGGCCAATTTGAGTGTCGGTGACACCATAAAAGTCTGCAGCCGGCCCGGTGATGGGCGCATAAGTGATCCACAACATTTGCACAGCTAGGTTGACCAGCATGAATACCCCCAGCACCACCCAGCGGTAACCATAGACACGGTACGTTTGTTCATTCATGATGACATCTCCGCTATAGCATGCAGGATACGCTTGTGATTAAGAAAGATTTCCACGAATAAGCTATTGTATACCCGAGGTAGGAAAATTCCAACCGAATCTCATCCGACATGCTAACAACCGGAATGATTTCTCCCTGTCTTTCGATGGGTCAATGATGAACCTTACGCCAGATAGTCATTTTCTGCCTGGCGTAGATCGTTTAGATGTGCATTGAAATAACCGTCGTTCAGGAAATCGATGCCCCAGTCTGGAGAATTTTGGGTGTGCACACCCATGTGCCAGAGGTAGCGGGCACATACAAACAGGGGAATTGCTTCCTCATCCCATTCGTGGAGGTGACGTGTTTCCTGGTAGCTTTTCAAATAAGGCTGCCATCGGGCTGCCACTGCATCTTCCAGGCGGCAGCACCACAGGAAAACCGCCAGGTCATAAGCCCGGAAACCGTAACCCCCGCAGTCAAAGTCATAAAAGGTCAGGGTGCCGTCAGGGGTAAGGTTGGCATGGTAACCTTGCAGGTCACCGTGGCATGTGCCTTGCTCAAGTAGATCTGCCGGCATTGCCAGGATGCGCTGGCGCAGCAATCCGCTGAAGTGCAGCAGGTAGCTCCAGTCATCCGGTCGGTTCACCAGGAACGGCTGGATATTGCGTATTGGCTGATCGATGAAATGGTCAAGATCCAGGTGGAAGCGCAAGTGTGGGCTGGAAAAATCATC
It contains:
- a CDS encoding MFS transporter, producing MNEQTYRVYGYRWVVLGVFMLVNLAVQMLWITYAPITGPAADFYGVTDTQIGLLAMTFMLVYVISLSIPVSWVIDRYGFRLAVSIGAVFIGVFGLIRGLVGANYTLVLLSTIGIAIGQPFLMNAWTKVPANWFSINERATAVGLVTLANLLGTAVGMALTPILTESMPIPTVQVIFGAVAAVSAVLFIILSREHPATPPCPPGMEVRSLMLDGLKQIVRSVPFWLFVIVYFVGLGLFNGISTWIENIIRPRGFTPTDAGTMGAIMILGGILGAVVIPAISDKQHKRQRYMFLGVALAIPGLIGVTFAQSMWLLLISAFFLGFFLISVAPIGMQYVAEVTYPAPEGTSAGILQWFGQVSVAYVYLMEAMKSADGTFTPSLVLSVVLLLVILGVITQMKDPQRHEVVEAGTLKTP